One Hermetia illucens chromosome 4, iHerIll2.2.curated.20191125, whole genome shotgun sequence DNA segment encodes these proteins:
- the LOC119654368 gene encoding ATP synthase subunit s, mitochondrial translates to MLITHFRLHTTFKSAQLNNVRNLWTYVARAFNLVDSARLQQVGPDRLCAEWVLKNSGAVAFTIAPGQYLRDYNALPPENIRLQVKEIDATDATIMKVGFDHLKGCKKVDKIILHRCKHLEDSGLEGLAYATEPLRHLEVINCPNLTDNCLMALKCLKNLEYLKIANMQFVKNIQNVKSELSKALPNCKIDIS, encoded by the coding sequence ATGCTAATCACACATTTTCGACTCCACACAACTTTCAAGTCCGCTCAACTGAACAATGTGCGGAACCTATGGACATATGTGGCGCGGGCGTTCAACTTGGTAGACTCTGCCCGCCTTCAGCAAGTTGGACCTGATCGGCTGTGCGCCGAGTGGGTCCTGAAGAACTCAGGAGCTGTGGCCTTCACAATTGCACCTGGCCAATATCTTCGTGACTACAATGCTCTTCCTCCGGAGAATATTCGCCTGCAGGTGAAGGAAATCGACGCTACTGACGCGACCATCATGAAAGTTGGCTTCGATCATTTGAAAGGTTGCAAGAAAGTCGACAAGATCATTTTGCACAGATGTAAACACTTGGAGGATAGTGGGTTGGAAGGACTAGCATACGCGACGGAACCGTTACGCCATTTGGAAGTTATAAATTGCCCGAATCTGACGGATAATTGCTTGATGGCCCTCAAATGTCTTAAGAACTTGGAGTACTTGAAAATCGCAAACATGcaatttgttaaaaatatacaaaatgtgAAGAGCGAACTGAGCAAAGCTCTTCCAAATTGTAAAATAGATATTTCATAG
- the LOC119654857 gene encoding KAT8 regulatory NSL complex subunit 3 isoform X1, which produces MSVQGQTMPIWKSRKTQNGFRKCIIDEVVNNNNNFLDDWKRVYSEYAIQMEHSYSRDSRPIEGANGLTTRTLMVHRPPQCPSCHSHPIDEGIDLDEANHPPIPSYNETAAKEAMDECTRVANSVRNLNSDDENWEERINKTGWTLVQERLFARIARVLDMDHLARLATNGRQHEPVQRRVIIDRSVDRVRQALASVSWEPKLTQWIHGILMDNLPPTYMASYLDILQTLKTKLPTLMDKMLFGRPMNVNQELLTPVMKKQWDPIVSQKNRKIPANCVIVIVPSTALTGPLPSRLQKWYQLFSTIAPIVQINPQTVANALHKQPIDQVAEHIVSISRAKIQELRTEQPSRHIILIGFNAGAALALQIALAENVNSIVCMGFAYNTVNGVRGAPDDHILDITTPIMFVIGQNSARSSQEEIESLREKMQSQTSLVVVGSADDALRVPKNKRRIDNVTQSMVDNMVTDEIYEFIRNCITNPPGPRQPTNNISYVNTHDAQQTRVIAGGVRNPAIRKRKQSQGSDTEALTPAKSGKFIANRQTTIIGRPRTRPLITTASAVSAKQKLISQPSPEVLNMAIQSILPDDDKNTSQIEEIGDDGQMMQYEIISQPKLEIRQTSTGAISNIRSSPMVVPMMQRPAGSATGTVQKVKMIPSNQFVQIKPPQANTQKIYTIKTSSGLGSDTLRGQGQIFTVKSTPSGQQYLQGPTTSPLVISPTKYTVLKSATGSSTIVSNESDVQKTTSDLSNTNIFDIPIIFADNDGNIHDTSLSGSGSNTASTLPSTSSTPSASQIIITSQPHQVTGSEQTPNVSQAKSFILNTAGTLQKPKANKVVFINRNTMKPCPNIISKSVPPLKYAKVVVTNPKTSTPSLVTRPAGPHGSGDAVVDKPMTTVTIQKPGLANIIKTSSGQITTSNQSPAQQTVIGTMQNLNKQFQPIIINVDSDKTTIKNMIKVGDSTSQMKPTILLKPGGLKSIPVLKPGILNRNVTVRKVVNLVQGKPTITATISPATGQSGEIAKTIVVSSATGQIVAASSAVSTSTAAASVTSTSSSGSNDAATNNESQ; this is translated from the exons GTTTACTCTGAATACGCAATACAAATGGAGCACAGCTACTCACGGGATTCCCGGCCCATCGAGGGCGCCAATGGATTAACCACAAGAACGCTGATGGTGCACCGACCTCCACAGTGTCCGTCATGTCACAGTCATCCAATCGACGAGGGAATTGATTTGGATGAAGCAAACCATCCACCGATCCCTTCGTACAATGAAACAGCCGCCAAGGAAGCAATGGATGAATGTACACGTGTGGCAAACAGTGTACGGAACTTGAATTCAGACGATGAGAACTGGGAAGAGCGAATTAACAA AACCGGATGGACATTAGTACAAGAGCGTTTATTCGCACGCATAGCTCGTGTACTTGACATGGATCACTTAGCTCGACTCGCGACAAACGGACGACAACATGAACCTGTTCAACGTCGTGTTATAATTGACAGATCAGTGGACAGAGTACGTCAGGCGTTGGCGTCCGTATCATGGGAGCCAAAACTTACACAGTGGATCCACGGAATACTGATGGACAATCTGCCGCCAACATATATGGCTTCATATCTTGATATATTGCAAACGCTTAAAACAAAACTCCCTACTCTAATGGATAAAATGCTTTTCGGTCGTCCTATGAATGTGAACCAAGAATTGCTCACGCCTGTGATGAAGAAACAATGGGATCCAATTGTTTCACAAAAA AATAGAAAAATCCCCGCTAATTGTGTTATTGTGATAGTTCCTTCAACAGCTTTAACTGGTCCATTGCCTTCAAGGCTGCAAAAGTGGTACCAGTTATTCTCAACTATTGCACCAATAGTCCAAATCAATCCTCAAACAGTTG CAAACGCTTTACACAAACAACCAATTGATCAAGTGGCCGAGCACATAGTGTCGATATCGCGAGCCAAAATCCAGGAACTTCGCACAGAACAACCCAGTCGCCACATCATTTTGATTGGATTCAATGCTGGCGCTGCTCTAGCTTTGCAAATCGCATTAGCTGAAAATGTAAACAGCATCGTGTGCATGGGTTTTGCATACAACACAGTAAATGGAGTGCGAGGTGCTCCTGATGATCACATCCTCGATATAACAACTCCAATTATGTTTGTTATTGGACAGAATTCAGCGAGATCGAG CCAAGAAGAGATCGAATCATTACGTGAAAAGATGCAATCACAAACTTCCTTGGTCGTTGTTGGATCAGCCGACGATGCGCTTCGTGTTCCCAAGAATAAAAGAAGGATCGACAATGTCACCCAATCAATGGTTGACAACATGGTGACG gacgaaatttatgaattcATCCGGAATTGTATCACAAATCCACCTGGTCCCCGACAGCCAACGAACAATATAAGCTACGTGAATACGCATGATGCCCAACAGACGAGGGTTATAGCAGGTGGAGTTCGAAATCCAGCAATTCGAAAGCGAAAACAGAGTCAAGGATCCGATACAGAAGCTCTTACACCGGCAAAGAGTGGCAAATTTATTGCCAATCGTCAAACCACCATCA TCGGTCGGCCGCGCACTCGTCCTCTTATAACAACGGCGTCCGCCGTCTcagcgaaacaaaagttaatttCCCAGCCTTCGCCTGAAGTTCTGAACATGGCTATCCAAAGCATTCTTCCCGATGACGATAAAAATACATCACAAATAGAAGAAATCGGAGACGACGGCCAGATGATGCAATATGAAATTATCTCGCAACCGAAACTTGAAATCCGTCAGACATCGACTGGGGCCATTTCAAATATTCGTAGCTCTCCAATGGTGGTTCCAATGATGCAACGGCCTGCTGGAAGTGCAACAGGAACTGTACAGAAAGTCAAAATGATACCTTCGAATCAATTCGTGCAGATAAAACCGCCGCAAGCAAATACGCAAAAAATCTATACGATCAAAACATCATCTGGGCTTGGAAGTGATACTTTAAGAGGTCAAGGACAGATATTTACGGTCAAATCTACGCCTTCTGGACAACAATATTTACAGGGGCCAACGACAAGTCCCTTAGTCATAAGCCCGACAAAGTACACAGTTCTAAAGTCAGCAACAGGATCGTCTACAATCGTCAGCAATGAAAGTGATGTGCAAAAAACTACAAGTGATCTCTCAAATACTAACATCTTCGATATTCCAATTATATTCGCTGATAACGACGGAAATATTCATGACACTTCCCTATCTGGATCTGGATCAAATACAGCCAGTACGCTCCCGTCGACGTCATCAACGCCTTCTGCCTCTCAAATCATAATCACTTCGCAACCCCACCAAGTCACTGGATCCGAGCAAACTCCAAATGTTTCACAAGCGAAGAGCTTCATCCTAAACACAGCTGGAACCCTTCAGAAACCAAAAGCAAATAAGGTCGTGTTCATTAATAGAAATACAATGAAACCGTGTCcaaatataatttcaaaaagCGTTCCGCCTCTCAAGTACGCTAAAGTAGTTGTCACCAATCCCAAAACATCAACGCCAAGTTTGGTAACACGACCGGCAGGTCCACACGGCAGTGGCGATGCAGTTGTTGACAAACCCATGACCACCGTAACCATTCAAAAACCTGGCCTTGCGAACATCATTAAAACAAGTTCCGGCCAGATAACAACTTCCAATCAATCACCAGCCCAACAAACAGTCATCGGCACCATGCAAAATCTCAACAAGCAATTCCAACCGATAATCATCAATGTGGATTCAGACAAAACGACAATTAAAAACATGATAAAAGTGGGTGACTCCACGAGTCAGATGAAGCCCACAATTCTCCTTAAACCGGGTGGTCTGAAGTCAATACCCGTGCTGAAACCAGGAATCCTAAATCGCAATGTGACGGTCAGAAAAGTTGTGAATCTCGTTCAAGGCAAACCCACAATAACAGCAACAATTTCGCCGGCAACTGGACAAAGTGGCGAAATTGCAAAGACCATCGTTGTATCGTCAGCAACCGGTCAAATTGTGGCGGCATCAAGTGCAGTGAGCACGAGTACAGCAGCAGCGAGTGTGACGAGCACCAGTAGTAGTGGAAGTAATGACGCCGCTACTAATAACGAAAGCCAATAG
- the LOC119654857 gene encoding KAT8 regulatory NSL complex subunit 3 isoform X2, with protein sequence MEHSYSRDSRPIEGANGLTTRTLMVHRPPQCPSCHSHPIDEGIDLDEANHPPIPSYNETAAKEAMDECTRVANSVRNLNSDDENWEERINKTGWTLVQERLFARIARVLDMDHLARLATNGRQHEPVQRRVIIDRSVDRVRQALASVSWEPKLTQWIHGILMDNLPPTYMASYLDILQTLKTKLPTLMDKMLFGRPMNVNQELLTPVMKKQWDPIVSQKNRKIPANCVIVIVPSTALTGPLPSRLQKWYQLFSTIAPIVQINPQTVANALHKQPIDQVAEHIVSISRAKIQELRTEQPSRHIILIGFNAGAALALQIALAENVNSIVCMGFAYNTVNGVRGAPDDHILDITTPIMFVIGQNSARSSQEEIESLREKMQSQTSLVVVGSADDALRVPKNKRRIDNVTQSMVDNMVTDEIYEFIRNCITNPPGPRQPTNNISYVNTHDAQQTRVIAGGVRNPAIRKRKQSQGSDTEALTPAKSGKFIANRQTTIIGRPRTRPLITTASAVSAKQKLISQPSPEVLNMAIQSILPDDDKNTSQIEEIGDDGQMMQYEIISQPKLEIRQTSTGAISNIRSSPMVVPMMQRPAGSATGTVQKVKMIPSNQFVQIKPPQANTQKIYTIKTSSGLGSDTLRGQGQIFTVKSTPSGQQYLQGPTTSPLVISPTKYTVLKSATGSSTIVSNESDVQKTTSDLSNTNIFDIPIIFADNDGNIHDTSLSGSGSNTASTLPSTSSTPSASQIIITSQPHQVTGSEQTPNVSQAKSFILNTAGTLQKPKANKVVFINRNTMKPCPNIISKSVPPLKYAKVVVTNPKTSTPSLVTRPAGPHGSGDAVVDKPMTTVTIQKPGLANIIKTSSGQITTSNQSPAQQTVIGTMQNLNKQFQPIIINVDSDKTTIKNMIKVGDSTSQMKPTILLKPGGLKSIPVLKPGILNRNVTVRKVVNLVQGKPTITATISPATGQSGEIAKTIVVSSATGQIVAASSAVSTSTAAASVTSTSSSGSNDAATNNESQ encoded by the exons ATGGAGCACAGCTACTCACGGGATTCCCGGCCCATCGAGGGCGCCAATGGATTAACCACAAGAACGCTGATGGTGCACCGACCTCCACAGTGTCCGTCATGTCACAGTCATCCAATCGACGAGGGAATTGATTTGGATGAAGCAAACCATCCACCGATCCCTTCGTACAATGAAACAGCCGCCAAGGAAGCAATGGATGAATGTACACGTGTGGCAAACAGTGTACGGAACTTGAATTCAGACGATGAGAACTGGGAAGAGCGAATTAACAA AACCGGATGGACATTAGTACAAGAGCGTTTATTCGCACGCATAGCTCGTGTACTTGACATGGATCACTTAGCTCGACTCGCGACAAACGGACGACAACATGAACCTGTTCAACGTCGTGTTATAATTGACAGATCAGTGGACAGAGTACGTCAGGCGTTGGCGTCCGTATCATGGGAGCCAAAACTTACACAGTGGATCCACGGAATACTGATGGACAATCTGCCGCCAACATATATGGCTTCATATCTTGATATATTGCAAACGCTTAAAACAAAACTCCCTACTCTAATGGATAAAATGCTTTTCGGTCGTCCTATGAATGTGAACCAAGAATTGCTCACGCCTGTGATGAAGAAACAATGGGATCCAATTGTTTCACAAAAA AATAGAAAAATCCCCGCTAATTGTGTTATTGTGATAGTTCCTTCAACAGCTTTAACTGGTCCATTGCCTTCAAGGCTGCAAAAGTGGTACCAGTTATTCTCAACTATTGCACCAATAGTCCAAATCAATCCTCAAACAGTTG CAAACGCTTTACACAAACAACCAATTGATCAAGTGGCCGAGCACATAGTGTCGATATCGCGAGCCAAAATCCAGGAACTTCGCACAGAACAACCCAGTCGCCACATCATTTTGATTGGATTCAATGCTGGCGCTGCTCTAGCTTTGCAAATCGCATTAGCTGAAAATGTAAACAGCATCGTGTGCATGGGTTTTGCATACAACACAGTAAATGGAGTGCGAGGTGCTCCTGATGATCACATCCTCGATATAACAACTCCAATTATGTTTGTTATTGGACAGAATTCAGCGAGATCGAG CCAAGAAGAGATCGAATCATTACGTGAAAAGATGCAATCACAAACTTCCTTGGTCGTTGTTGGATCAGCCGACGATGCGCTTCGTGTTCCCAAGAATAAAAGAAGGATCGACAATGTCACCCAATCAATGGTTGACAACATGGTGACG gacgaaatttatgaattcATCCGGAATTGTATCACAAATCCACCTGGTCCCCGACAGCCAACGAACAATATAAGCTACGTGAATACGCATGATGCCCAACAGACGAGGGTTATAGCAGGTGGAGTTCGAAATCCAGCAATTCGAAAGCGAAAACAGAGTCAAGGATCCGATACAGAAGCTCTTACACCGGCAAAGAGTGGCAAATTTATTGCCAATCGTCAAACCACCATCA TCGGTCGGCCGCGCACTCGTCCTCTTATAACAACGGCGTCCGCCGTCTcagcgaaacaaaagttaatttCCCAGCCTTCGCCTGAAGTTCTGAACATGGCTATCCAAAGCATTCTTCCCGATGACGATAAAAATACATCACAAATAGAAGAAATCGGAGACGACGGCCAGATGATGCAATATGAAATTATCTCGCAACCGAAACTTGAAATCCGTCAGACATCGACTGGGGCCATTTCAAATATTCGTAGCTCTCCAATGGTGGTTCCAATGATGCAACGGCCTGCTGGAAGTGCAACAGGAACTGTACAGAAAGTCAAAATGATACCTTCGAATCAATTCGTGCAGATAAAACCGCCGCAAGCAAATACGCAAAAAATCTATACGATCAAAACATCATCTGGGCTTGGAAGTGATACTTTAAGAGGTCAAGGACAGATATTTACGGTCAAATCTACGCCTTCTGGACAACAATATTTACAGGGGCCAACGACAAGTCCCTTAGTCATAAGCCCGACAAAGTACACAGTTCTAAAGTCAGCAACAGGATCGTCTACAATCGTCAGCAATGAAAGTGATGTGCAAAAAACTACAAGTGATCTCTCAAATACTAACATCTTCGATATTCCAATTATATTCGCTGATAACGACGGAAATATTCATGACACTTCCCTATCTGGATCTGGATCAAATACAGCCAGTACGCTCCCGTCGACGTCATCAACGCCTTCTGCCTCTCAAATCATAATCACTTCGCAACCCCACCAAGTCACTGGATCCGAGCAAACTCCAAATGTTTCACAAGCGAAGAGCTTCATCCTAAACACAGCTGGAACCCTTCAGAAACCAAAAGCAAATAAGGTCGTGTTCATTAATAGAAATACAATGAAACCGTGTCcaaatataatttcaaaaagCGTTCCGCCTCTCAAGTACGCTAAAGTAGTTGTCACCAATCCCAAAACATCAACGCCAAGTTTGGTAACACGACCGGCAGGTCCACACGGCAGTGGCGATGCAGTTGTTGACAAACCCATGACCACCGTAACCATTCAAAAACCTGGCCTTGCGAACATCATTAAAACAAGTTCCGGCCAGATAACAACTTCCAATCAATCACCAGCCCAACAAACAGTCATCGGCACCATGCAAAATCTCAACAAGCAATTCCAACCGATAATCATCAATGTGGATTCAGACAAAACGACAATTAAAAACATGATAAAAGTGGGTGACTCCACGAGTCAGATGAAGCCCACAATTCTCCTTAAACCGGGTGGTCTGAAGTCAATACCCGTGCTGAAACCAGGAATCCTAAATCGCAATGTGACGGTCAGAAAAGTTGTGAATCTCGTTCAAGGCAAACCCACAATAACAGCAACAATTTCGCCGGCAACTGGACAAAGTGGCGAAATTGCAAAGACCATCGTTGTATCGTCAGCAACCGGTCAAATTGTGGCGGCATCAAGTGCAGTGAGCACGAGTACAGCAGCAGCGAGTGTGACGAGCACCAGTAGTAGTGGAAGTAATGACGCCGCTACTAATAACGAAAGCCAATAG